A genomic window from Serratia liquefaciens includes:
- the ebgA gene encoding beta-galactosidase subunit alpha, whose protein sequence is MNHWENIEKQSENRLPPRASFFSYRNATQALSFDRNASAAFQLLSGRWQFRYFEHPARVPAAFYSQLMADWGDITVPGMWQMEGHGQLQYTDEGYPFPIDVPYVPTNNPTGAYQRQFTLGDDWADQQVIIKFDGVETYFEVYLNGRYVGFSKGSRLSAEFDLSDYVKAGENLLSVRVMQWADSTYIEDQDMWWMAGIFRDVYLIGQQRTHIHDLTLVTRFDEQYCDAVLALDVELGNLNPAVASGYRLQAQLFDGEDCVAERWENELSIGASARCRFEIPVSQPQQWSAENPYLYQLLLSLYDDAGNLVSVVPQRVGFREIGVREGLFYVNGRYLKLHGVNRHDHDHRKGRAVDMARVERDIVLMKQHNINSVRTAHYPNDPRFYELCDIYGLFVMAETDLESHGFANVGDISRITDDPRWENAYVERIERHVMAQKNHPSIIIWSLGNESGYGCNIRAMAKRCKALDPTRLVHYEEDRDAEVVDVISTMYSRVAMMNAFGEYPHAKPRILCEYAHAMGNGPGGLFEYQSVFNRHASLQGHYIWEWCDHGLLSHDAQGRERYQYGGDYGDYPNNYNFCMDGLIYPDQRPGPGLREYKQVLCPVEVSGAGERTPVLRVKNRYWFSSLADITLAVSVKAGGRQLASYDIKLPHLQPGESEELHLPELALGTQETFIDVAVYKDSATRYSESGDLLGQYQHLLQPAAPALIAPPVDKRASPLQCHDENHRLVISGDNFSLSFSRLSGELLSWLVAGDEVVGRAPHLSFFKPVIDNHKQEYEGIWHPHHLQIMQHHFRSLHWERQGDDLVIEVCTLIAPPVFDFGMRCRYRWQISPLGHVSLDLSGAPYGDFQQVIPKIGLDFGLSRRFEQVEYYGRGPGENYQDSCQANLIGHYQQRVGELFEHYPFPQDNGNRQEVRWLSLQDGEGKGIFIQPRRPINFSLWPYSADMLHQAQHINELQESDYLTLNLDDQILGLGSNSWGSEVLDSYRVYLSPFSYGFTLVPFNRQETQAEKLAEFNYAPVNNNAQSEKANS, encoded by the coding sequence GTGAATCATTGGGAAAACATAGAAAAACAGTCAGAGAATCGCTTACCGCCGCGAGCGAGCTTCTTCAGCTATCGGAATGCCACGCAGGCATTAAGCTTTGATCGCAACGCCAGTGCGGCATTTCAACTGCTGAGCGGCCGTTGGCAATTTCGTTACTTCGAACACCCCGCTCGGGTGCCGGCGGCGTTCTATAGCCAACTGATGGCGGATTGGGGCGATATCACCGTGCCGGGCATGTGGCAGATGGAAGGTCACGGCCAACTGCAGTATACCGATGAAGGCTATCCCTTCCCGATCGACGTGCCTTACGTGCCGACCAACAACCCGACCGGCGCCTATCAACGTCAGTTTACGCTTGGCGACGACTGGGCAGATCAGCAGGTCATCATCAAGTTTGACGGCGTGGAAACCTACTTTGAGGTGTATCTCAACGGTCGCTACGTCGGTTTCAGCAAAGGCAGCCGTTTGTCCGCCGAGTTTGATCTTAGCGACTATGTGAAAGCGGGCGAAAACCTGCTGTCCGTTCGCGTCATGCAGTGGGCCGACTCGACGTATATTGAAGATCAGGACATGTGGTGGATGGCCGGCATCTTCCGCGACGTTTACCTGATCGGTCAACAACGTACCCATATTCACGATCTCACGCTGGTCACTCGCTTCGATGAACAGTATTGCGATGCAGTGCTGGCGCTGGATGTCGAGCTTGGCAACCTGAACCCTGCCGTGGCAAGCGGTTATCGCCTGCAGGCTCAGCTTTTTGACGGTGAAGACTGCGTCGCCGAACGCTGGGAAAATGAGCTCAGTATCGGGGCCAGCGCCCGCTGCCGATTCGAGATCCCGGTCAGCCAGCCGCAGCAGTGGAGTGCGGAAAACCCGTATCTGTATCAATTGCTGCTCAGTCTGTACGACGACGCCGGTAATCTGGTGTCGGTGGTGCCGCAGCGAGTCGGGTTCCGTGAGATCGGCGTGCGTGAGGGGCTGTTCTACGTCAACGGACGTTATTTGAAGCTGCATGGCGTGAACCGCCACGATCACGATCATCGCAAAGGGCGCGCGGTTGATATGGCGCGGGTGGAGCGCGACATCGTGTTGATGAAACAACACAACATCAACTCGGTGCGAACCGCCCACTACCCGAACGATCCGCGCTTTTATGAGTTGTGCGATATCTACGGCCTGTTTGTGATGGCGGAAACCGATCTGGAAAGCCACGGTTTCGCTAACGTCGGCGATATTAGCCGTATCACCGACGATCCTCGCTGGGAAAACGCCTACGTCGAGCGTATTGAGCGTCATGTGATGGCGCAAAAAAACCACCCTTCAATCATTATCTGGTCACTGGGCAACGAGTCCGGCTATGGCTGCAACATCCGCGCTATGGCCAAACGTTGTAAGGCGCTGGATCCCACTCGCCTGGTGCATTACGAAGAAGACCGCGATGCGGAAGTGGTCGATGTGATCAGCACCATGTATTCGCGGGTGGCGATGATGAATGCCTTTGGCGAGTATCCCCATGCCAAACCTCGCATTTTGTGTGAATACGCTCATGCCATGGGCAATGGGCCGGGAGGCCTGTTCGAGTATCAGTCGGTGTTTAACCGCCATGCCAGCCTTCAGGGGCATTACATCTGGGAGTGGTGCGATCACGGTTTGCTGAGCCATGACGCGCAGGGGCGTGAACGCTATCAGTACGGTGGGGATTACGGCGATTACCCGAATAACTATAACTTCTGCATGGATGGCCTGATCTACCCGGATCAGCGCCCCGGTCCTGGCCTGCGTGAATATAAGCAGGTGCTGTGCCCGGTAGAGGTCAGCGGCGCAGGCGAGAGGACGCCGGTGCTGCGGGTTAAAAACCGCTACTGGTTCAGTTCGCTGGCCGATATCACGCTGGCCGTCAGCGTGAAGGCCGGGGGCCGTCAACTGGCCAGCTACGACATCAAGCTGCCGCACCTGCAGCCGGGCGAGTCTGAAGAGCTGCATCTTCCTGAGCTGGCGCTGGGCACGCAAGAAACCTTTATTGACGTTGCCGTGTATAAAGACAGCGCCACCCGATACAGCGAAAGCGGCGATTTGCTTGGCCAGTATCAGCATCTGTTGCAACCTGCTGCACCGGCACTCATTGCGCCGCCGGTAGATAAACGCGCTTCGCCGCTGCAATGCCATGACGAAAACCACCGGTTGGTGATCAGCGGCGACAATTTCAGTCTATCTTTCTCGCGTCTGAGCGGTGAGCTGCTCTCTTGGCTGGTGGCGGGGGACGAGGTGGTGGGGCGCGCACCACACCTTTCCTTCTTCAAACCGGTGATCGATAACCATAAGCAAGAGTACGAAGGGATTTGGCATCCGCACCACCTGCAGATTATGCAGCATCACTTCCGCAGTTTGCACTGGGAACGGCAGGGCGACGATCTGGTGATTGAGGTTTGCACCCTGATTGCACCGCCGGTGTTCGATTTCGGCATGCGCTGCCGTTACCGCTGGCAGATATCGCCGCTGGGGCATGTCAGCCTGGATCTGTCGGGCGCGCCTTACGGCGACTTCCAACAGGTCATTCCGAAGATTGGGCTGGATTTCGGCCTCAGCCGCCGCTTTGAACAGGTGGAATACTATGGCCGTGGGCCGGGTGAAAACTATCAGGACAGCTGCCAGGCCAACCTGATCGGCCATTATCAGCAGCGGGTGGGCGAGCTGTTTGAACACTACCCGTTCCCTCAGGATAACGGCAACCGCCAGGAGGTCCGTTGGCTGAGCCTGCAGGATGGCGAAGGCAAAGGGATCTTTATTCAGCCGCGACGCCCGATCAATTTCAGCCTGTGGCCTTATAGCGCCGACATGCTGCATCAGGCTCAGCACATTAACGAGCTGCAAGAAAGCGATTACCTGACGTTAAACCTTGACGATCAAATTCTGGGCCTTGGTTCCAACTCCTGGGGATCGGAGGTGTTGGATTCGTATCGGGTTTATCTGTCGCCGTTCAGCTACGGCTTTACGCTGGTGCCTTTCAATCGGCAGGAAACCCAGGCAGAGAAGCTGGCCGAATTTAATTACGCGCCGGTCAATAATAACGCTCAGTCAGAAAAGGCGAACTCATGA
- a CDS encoding beta-galactosidase subunit beta, whose amino-acid sequence MIIVESLAEFQRIYRSGKKWLRCMEAINNINNIEPNVFHSVGDSLVYRLTSGPGQQRSELEGNRRYFDLHYYLAGQEIIEVADKSELTSVVAYQDETDREFFNGQGEIHRVGEGNVVIFENHQAHRFKESHQVKKVILKVTVEDSYFVNK is encoded by the coding sequence ATGATTATTGTCGAATCATTAGCGGAGTTTCAGCGCATTTACCGCTCAGGGAAAAAATGGCTACGCTGCATGGAGGCCATCAATAATATTAATAATATCGAGCCGAATGTCTTTCATTCGGTCGGCGACTCGCTGGTTTACCGACTGACGTCCGGCCCTGGGCAACAGCGTAGTGAGTTGGAGGGGAATCGCCGCTATTTTGATCTGCACTATTACCTGGCCGGCCAGGAGATCATTGAGGTTGCCGATAAAAGCGAACTGACTTCGGTAGTGGCCTATCAGGATGAAACCGACCGAGAATTTTTCAACGGGCAGGGGGAAATACACCGCGTAGGCGAGGGCAACGTGGTTATTTTTGAGAACCATCAGGCGCACCGATTTAAAGAGAGTCACCAGGTAAAAAAAGTCATTTTAAAAGTGACCGTCGAAGACAGCTATTTTGTGAATAAATAG
- a CDS encoding amino acid permease, translated as MAVSNRNTIGKFGLLAMTFAAVFSFNNVINNNIQLGIASAPVFLVATIIYFIPFCLIIAEFVSLNKNSEAGVYAWVKSALGGRWAFMTAYTYWFVNLFFFTALLPRVIAYASYAFLGYDYVFTPLTTAIISIFLFAFSTYISNSGAKLLGPMTSVTSSLMLLLTFSYIILAGAAVIGGIEPANPITVEAMTPSFNWAFLGITAWIFQAAGGAESVAVYVNDVKGGSRSFVKVIVISGLVIGVLYSVASLLLNVFVSRADLHFTGGTVQVFEGLSAHFGLPAVLMNRFVGLVSFTAMFGSLLMWTAAPVKIFFTEIPKGIFGEKTIRLNQHGVPTRAAWLQFFIVIPLMLIPTLGSDSVQELMNTLINMTAAASMLPPLFIMLAYLNLRLKYDRVERDFKMGSRLQGIAIVSTLIVIFTVGFIASTFPTGASIMTIVFYNVGGLVVFLGYAWWKYNRYSKSLDAQARYDEDTPLARIALESQEGKKTPNGDLGCTPL; from the coding sequence ATGGCTGTGTCGAATAGAAATACTATCGGCAAGTTTGGCCTGCTGGCGATGACGTTCGCGGCAGTGTTCAGCTTCAATAATGTGATAAATAATAATATCCAGCTTGGCATCGCATCCGCCCCGGTATTCCTGGTGGCGACCATTATCTATTTTATTCCTTTCTGCCTGATCATTGCCGAGTTCGTCTCGTTGAATAAAAACTCTGAGGCGGGGGTATACGCTTGGGTAAAAAGCGCTTTAGGCGGGCGCTGGGCATTTATGACCGCCTATACCTACTGGTTCGTGAATTTATTCTTCTTTACCGCGCTATTGCCGAGGGTCATCGCCTACGCATCCTACGCGTTTTTAGGGTATGACTACGTCTTTACGCCATTAACTACCGCGATCATCAGCATTTTCCTGTTCGCATTTTCGACCTATATCTCAAACAGCGGAGCCAAACTGCTGGGCCCGATGACCTCGGTGACCTCATCGTTGATGCTGTTACTGACGTTTTCCTACATCATTCTGGCCGGCGCGGCGGTGATTGGCGGTATAGAACCGGCTAACCCGATCACCGTAGAAGCCATGACCCCAAGCTTTAACTGGGCCTTCCTCGGCATCACCGCCTGGATTTTTCAGGCCGCGGGCGGGGCAGAGTCGGTTGCGGTGTACGTCAACGACGTCAAGGGCGGCAGCCGCTCCTTTGTTAAGGTGATAGTCATCTCGGGGCTGGTGATTGGCGTGCTGTATTCGGTAGCGTCCTTACTGCTTAACGTGTTCGTTAGCCGTGCCGATTTGCACTTTACCGGTGGCACGGTGCAGGTATTCGAAGGCCTGTCGGCGCACTTTGGCCTGCCGGCGGTGCTGATGAACCGTTTCGTGGGGCTGGTTTCCTTTACCGCCATGTTTGGCTCTTTGCTGATGTGGACCGCCGCGCCGGTCAAAATCTTCTTCACCGAGATCCCTAAAGGCATCTTTGGCGAGAAGACCATTCGGTTGAATCAGCATGGCGTGCCAACCCGTGCCGCCTGGCTGCAGTTCTTTATTGTGATCCCGCTGATGCTGATCCCGACGTTGGGATCCGACAGCGTGCAAGAGTTAATGAATACGCTGATTAACATGACCGCAGCCGCCTCGATGTTGCCGCCGCTGTTCATCATGCTGGCCTATCTGAATCTGCGTTTGAAGTACGATCGCGTGGAGCGTGATTTTAAAATGGGCTCCCGGCTGCAGGGGATTGCGATTGTCAGCACGCTGATTGTCATTTTCACCGTAGGCTTTATCGCATCAACCTTCCCGACCGGCGCCAGTATCATGACCATTGTGTTTTATAACGTCGGGGGGCTGGTTGTGTTCCTCGGCTATGCCTGGTGGAAATACAACCGCTATTCGAAGAGCCTGGACGCGCAAGCCCGCTATGATGAGGACACGCCATTAGCGAGGATTGCGCTCGAATCGCAGGAGGGTAAAAAGACCCCAAATGGCGATCTGGGCTGTACCCCTTTGTAA
- a CDS encoding PfkB family carbohydrate kinase has product MFKNKQVSNMTSREKQILQLLRRDPLIPQQEIADVLGISRSGVAGHIMNLMNKGYIKGKGYILSEHSYVVTVGSTNMDVCGYASSKLVYEDSNPGKIKCTPGGVGRNIAQNVALLGRECHLISVVGDDFYGETLFEQAKLAGVHVGSFHKLHGENTSTYVSLLDNSGEMLVAINDMRILEKLTPALLATSKELILHAGVLVVDCNLTEDALAWLFGHSGSVPVFVDTVSAFKAPKIRRWLSHIHTLKPNRLEAEILSGMAIHGPQDAPTVAKWFHQQGVQRLALSMGAAGVYYSEIDGQNGWSQPLVVDIVNVTGAGDAMMAGLAHCWLEDMTLADSIRFAQGCSALTLASEFTNNPNLSNGSVQKLLELQA; this is encoded by the coding sequence ATGTTTAAAAACAAACAAGTGTCCAATATGACCAGCAGAGAAAAACAGATATTGCAGCTTCTGAGACGTGATCCTTTGATCCCACAGCAGGAAATTGCCGATGTTTTAGGTATTAGCCGCTCTGGTGTCGCCGGACACATTATGAATTTAATGAATAAAGGATATATAAAGGGTAAGGGTTATATATTGTCGGAGCACAGCTATGTGGTAACCGTAGGTTCCACCAATATGGATGTCTGCGGTTATGCCTCATCTAAATTAGTGTATGAGGATTCCAATCCGGGGAAAATAAAATGTACGCCCGGCGGGGTGGGCAGAAATATTGCGCAGAATGTCGCCTTATTAGGCCGGGAGTGCCACCTTATTTCCGTCGTCGGTGACGACTTCTATGGCGAAACCTTATTCGAACAGGCAAAGCTGGCGGGGGTCCATGTCGGCAGCTTCCATAAATTGCACGGTGAAAATACCTCTACTTATGTCTCCTTACTCGATAACAGCGGCGAAATGCTGGTGGCGATTAACGACATGCGTATCCTCGAGAAACTCACGCCGGCGTTATTGGCCACGTCTAAAGAGTTGATCCTGCATGCGGGCGTGTTGGTGGTTGACTGCAACCTGACCGAGGATGCACTGGCCTGGCTATTCGGGCACTCCGGCAGCGTGCCGGTGTTTGTTGACACCGTATCGGCATTTAAAGCGCCCAAAATCCGCCGTTGGCTCTCGCACATCCATACGCTCAAACCCAATCGCCTCGAAGCCGAAATCCTCAGCGGTATGGCGATCCACGGGCCACAGGATGCGCCGACGGTAGCCAAGTGGTTCCATCAGCAAGGGGTGCAACGCCTGGCTCTCAGCATGGGGGCCGCCGGAGTTTATTACAGTGAAATTGATGGACAAAACGGCTGGTCGCAGCCGCTGGTCGTCGACATCGTCAATGTGACCGGCGCCGGCGACGCCATGATGGCGGGCCTGGCACATTGCTGGCTGGAAGATATGACGCTGGCGGACAGCATTCGTTTTGCGCAGGGCTGCTCGGCATTGACGCTGGCATCCGAATTTACCAATAACCCGAACCTGTCGAATGGCAGCGTACAAAAACTGTTGGAGCTACAAGCATGA
- a CDS encoding pseudouridine-5'-phosphate glycosidase gives MKNNIISYDHLDISPEVAEALAHKRPVVALESTIISHGMPYPQNAQTALEVEQKIRDHGAVPATIAIINGRMKAGLSREEIELLGKEGHKVAKVSRRDLPFIVAAGKHGATTVASTMIIAEMAGIHVFATGGIGGVHRGAEHTFDISADLQELARTNVAVICAGAKSILDLGLTTEYLETHGVPLVGYQTQTLPAFFCRTSPFRVSIQLNAPEEIARAMATKWQTGLDGGMVIANPIPAQYAVPEEKINAAIERAVRESVEQGVQGKDSTPFLLARVAELTGGDSLTANIQLVFNNARLAAQIACCYQEAAA, from the coding sequence ATGAAAAATAACATTATTTCCTATGACCACCTGGACATTTCGCCGGAAGTTGCCGAGGCTTTGGCCCACAAACGCCCGGTTGTGGCTCTGGAATCCACCATCATTTCTCACGGCATGCCGTACCCGCAGAACGCGCAGACGGCGCTGGAAGTTGAACAAAAGATCCGCGATCACGGCGCGGTGCCTGCGACCATCGCCATCATCAACGGTCGCATGAAAGCGGGATTGAGCCGTGAGGAAATAGAGCTGCTGGGCAAAGAGGGCCATAAGGTGGCGAAAGTGAGCCGCCGCGACCTGCCGTTCATCGTCGCAGCCGGCAAACATGGGGCGACCACCGTGGCCTCAACCATGATTATTGCCGAGATGGCGGGCATTCACGTCTTTGCCACCGGCGGCATCGGCGGCGTGCACCGCGGCGCAGAACACACGTTTGATATCTCGGCGGACCTGCAGGAGCTAGCGCGAACCAATGTCGCGGTGATCTGCGCCGGTGCCAAGTCTATTTTGGATTTGGGGCTGACCACCGAATACCTCGAAACCCACGGTGTACCGCTGGTCGGCTACCAGACCCAAACGCTGCCGGCCTTCTTTTGCCGTACCAGCCCTTTCAGGGTCAGCATTCAGCTGAATGCCCCGGAGGAGATTGCCCGCGCCATGGCCACCAAATGGCAGACCGGCCTGGATGGCGGCATGGTGATTGCCAACCCAATCCCGGCGCAGTATGCGGTGCCGGAGGAAAAAATTAATGCCGCCATCGAGCGGGCAGTGCGGGAATCGGTGGAACAGGGGGTTCAGGGCAAGGATAGCACGCCATTTTTGCTGGCCAGAGTGGCTGAATTGACCGGGGGTGACAGCCTGACCGCCAATATTCAACTGGTGTTCAACAACGCCAGGCTGGCTGCGCAAATTGCCTGCTGTTATCAGGAGGCCGCCGCCTGA
- a CDS encoding NupC/NupG family nucleoside CNT transporter has translation MDLLRSLSGICILLLIAFIFSNNRKRISLRTVCSALILQVLLGAVMLYVPAGKWVVNAIAGGVNKVISYSDAGSSFIFGGLVGPKMNVLFDGAGFIFAFHVLPAIIFITALISILYYLGVMGWMINLLGYVFQKMLRISKVEAFAAVTTIFLGQNELPAVLKPFINKMSRNELFTVICSGMASIAGSMLVGYAGLGVPIEYLLAASLMAIPGGILFARMLSPATEVSQVEFSQMAFSEKRPASIIEAAASGAMLGLKIAVGVATVVMAFVALIALINGLIGGLGGLLGWQQLSLERLFGYLFSPLAYIMGVSWDNAGVVGGLIGQKLAINEFVAYVNFSAYLKDSVAVLDPKTIAVISFALCGFANFGSIAVVVGAFSAVAPERASDIASLGLRALLAATLSNLMSATIAGLFIGLGALSVTL, from the coding sequence ATGGACTTACTACGCAGCCTGTCAGGTATCTGTATTCTTCTCCTTATTGCTTTTATTTTTTCCAACAACCGCAAAAGAATCAGTCTGAGAACCGTGTGCAGCGCATTAATACTGCAGGTGCTGCTTGGTGCAGTAATGTTGTATGTGCCCGCCGGTAAATGGGTCGTTAATGCCATTGCAGGCGGGGTCAATAAGGTGATTTCGTACAGCGATGCCGGTAGCTCATTTATTTTTGGCGGATTGGTCGGCCCGAAAATGAATGTCTTGTTTGACGGCGCAGGCTTTATTTTTGCTTTTCATGTTCTGCCGGCCATTATTTTTATTACTGCACTGATTTCGATTCTCTATTACCTTGGGGTGATGGGGTGGATGATTAACCTGCTGGGTTATGTATTCCAAAAGATGCTGAGGATCAGCAAGGTTGAGGCTTTTGCCGCGGTGACCACCATCTTTTTAGGCCAAAACGAACTGCCCGCGGTGCTTAAGCCTTTTATCAACAAGATGAGCCGAAATGAGCTCTTTACCGTGATTTGCAGCGGAATGGCGTCGATCGCCGGATCGATGTTGGTGGGGTATGCTGGCCTTGGCGTACCGATTGAATATCTGCTGGCGGCATCGTTGATGGCGATCCCCGGCGGCATTCTGTTCGCACGTATGCTCAGCCCGGCAACCGAGGTGTCGCAGGTCGAGTTCAGCCAGATGGCATTCAGTGAAAAACGCCCGGCGAGCATTATCGAAGCCGCGGCCAGCGGCGCGATGCTCGGGCTGAAAATTGCCGTGGGCGTCGCTACTGTGGTAATGGCCTTTGTGGCGTTAATTGCGCTGATCAATGGCCTGATCGGCGGGCTCGGCGGCCTGTTGGGCTGGCAACAGCTCAGCCTGGAAAGGCTGTTCGGTTATTTGTTCTCGCCTTTGGCCTATATCATGGGGGTTAGCTGGGATAACGCTGGGGTGGTCGGCGGGCTGATTGGCCAGAAGCTGGCGATCAACGAATTCGTCGCTTACGTGAATTTTTCAGCCTATCTCAAAGACAGCGTCGCGGTGCTCGATCCTAAAACCATCGCCGTCATCTCTTTCGCACTGTGCGGGTTTGCCAACTTCGGCTCGATCGCCGTGGTAGTGGGGGCGTTCAGCGCGGTAGCACCTGAACGCGCTTCGGATATTGCCAGCCTGGGCCTGCGCGCGCTGCTGGCCGCCACCTTGTCTAATCTGATGAGCGCCACCATCGCCGGGTTGTTTATCGGTCTTGGCGCTTTGAGCGTGACGCTATGA
- a CDS encoding ArsR/SmtB family transcription factor, which translates to MNENDLFKALADPTRRSIFEKLAAGGMNASALREGMSISQSAMSQHLAVLRQAGLVCEARQGRFVNYQIDPQGLALIAQWLDKYRAFWPARIDRLNILLKDMDQ; encoded by the coding sequence ATGAATGAAAATGACCTCTTCAAAGCGCTTGCGGATCCCACCCGGCGCAGCATCTTCGAAAAACTGGCCGCTGGCGGCATGAATGCCAGCGCTCTGCGTGAAGGCATGTCGATCAGCCAGTCGGCGATGTCTCAACACCTGGCCGTGTTGCGGCAGGCGGGGCTGGTGTGCGAGGCGCGGCAGGGCCGTTTCGTCAATTATCAGATTGACCCGCAAGGGTTGGCGCTCATCGCGCAATGGCTGGACAAGTACCGTGCCTTCTGGCCAGCACGCATCGACAGGCTGAACATTTTGCTAAAGGACATGGATCAATGA
- a CDS encoding SRPBCC family protein has protein sequence MNPTDAQLPPLVLEYQLDASPEKVWRAMGIPALREQWLPNAELADIEPVAITPGEAISYRMRDDRPPYLESTVTLQILPAADGGSLLRVIHRLDDARLTAANDGGLHLMRAA, from the coding sequence ATGAACCCGACCGACGCCCAGCTGCCGCCGCTGGTGCTGGAGTATCAACTCGATGCGTCGCCAGAGAAAGTCTGGCGGGCTATGGGGATCCCGGCATTGCGCGAACAATGGTTACCGAATGCTGAACTGGCCGATATCGAACCGGTAGCGATAACGCCGGGCGAAGCAATCAGCTACCGGATGCGTGATGATCGGCCGCCGTACCTCGAAAGTACCGTGACTTTGCAAATTCTGCCCGCCGCCGACGGCGGAAGCCTGTTACGCGTCATTCACCGACTCGACGACGCCAGGTTGACGGCCGCGAACGACGGTGGATTGCACCTGATGCGCGCTGCCTGA
- a CDS encoding ATP-dependent Clp protease proteolytic subunit: MRESMLLVPMVVEQTSQGERSFDIYSRLLRDRIVFLNGEVNDQVAEMLCAQLLFLEAENPEKPINLYINSPGGVITSGFAIYDTMQYINAPVHTLCMGTARSMGSFLLMAGEAGHRMALPNASLHVHQPLGGFQGQASDILIHAEEMKRTKHTVIRLYAEHCGRSYEEVERALDRDRFMSAEQAVEWGLVDRVLRSRNIST; encoded by the coding sequence ATGCGGGAATCGATGCTGCTCGTCCCGATGGTGGTAGAACAGACCAGCCAGGGAGAACGCTCGTTCGACATTTATTCGCGGCTGCTGCGTGACCGCATCGTTTTCCTCAATGGGGAGGTCAACGATCAGGTGGCAGAAATGCTCTGTGCTCAACTGCTGTTTCTCGAAGCTGAGAACCCGGAGAAACCGATAAATTTATATATCAATTCACCGGGCGGGGTGATTACCAGTGGCTTCGCCATCTACGACACCATGCAGTACATCAACGCGCCGGTGCATACATTGTGTATGGGCACCGCTCGCTCGATGGGGTCATTTCTGCTGATGGCGGGAGAAGCCGGCCACCGCATGGCTCTGCCCAATGCCAGCCTGCATGTGCACCAGCCACTGGGCGGTTTTCAGGGGCAAGCCTCAGATATCCTTATCCACGCCGAAGAGATGAAACGCACCAAGCACACCGTGATCCGCCTGTACGCCGAACACTGTGGTCGTAGCTACGAAGAGGTTGAGCGTGCGCTCGATCGCGATCGCTTTATGAGCGCCGAGCAAGCGGTGGAATGGGGGCTGGTGGATAGGGTGTTGCGGAGTCGTAATATTAGTACCTAA
- a CDS encoding molecular chaperone has protein sequence MINRIIQNSYILLLVLNLLPPIAQAGIIASATRVIFYEGDNEQTLMLANTNRYPIVVQTWIDHGDVNTAPELSHAPFVALPSVFGMQPGALKGLKIILADAGFPTDKESVYWLNLYEIPPSQPAVPPQQSRVTLAMNTQMKIFYRPKKLAGKAELASDSASFKLEKSGKGYRLVCKNDSAFYLSFAYLSVQLGKRHYSVQLENDMMTAPYSTKSYYIDYINDSDLSQIATVNVAIINDQGKQIAKQYPALR, from the coding sequence ATGATAAATCGAATTATACAAAATAGTTATATCTTGTTGCTCGTTTTGAATCTGTTACCCCCTATCGCACAGGCGGGAATTATCGCCTCCGCGACGCGTGTCATTTTCTACGAAGGGGATAACGAACAAACGCTGATGCTGGCTAATACAAACCGCTATCCTATTGTCGTGCAAACCTGGATTGATCACGGTGACGTAAATACAGCGCCTGAATTATCCCATGCACCTTTTGTTGCACTCCCAAGTGTATTTGGCATGCAACCTGGTGCATTGAAAGGTTTGAAAATTATTCTTGCCGACGCAGGCTTTCCTACCGATAAAGAGTCTGTTTACTGGCTTAATTTATATGAAATCCCCCCCAGTCAACCCGCAGTTCCACCACAGCAGTCACGCGTGACACTTGCGATGAATACGCAAATGAAAATCTTCTATCGCCCAAAGAAATTGGCGGGGAAAGCGGAACTTGCATCTGATAGCGCCTCTTTTAAATTGGAGAAATCAGGTAAAGGTTATCGTTTGGTCTGTAAAAATGACTCCGCATTCTACCTTTCTTTTGCTTATCTTTCAGTCCAGTTAGGGAAAAGACATTATTCAGTACAGCTAGAAAACGACATGATGACCGCTCCATACAGCACTAAAAGCTATTACATTGATTACATCAATGACTCGGACTTATCTCAGATCGCAACAGTCAACGTGGCAATTATTAATGATCAGGGAAAACAGATAGCCAAACAGTACCCAGCACTCAGATAA